In one Desulfocurvus vexinensis DSM 17965 genomic region, the following are encoded:
- a CDS encoding lipid-binding SYLF domain-containing protein: MPRTLRPAPGAIPGLILALALTLTLAACVTSGGNSAATDPSPGAAVRGQRTMDLAAGTLDVLLQGAQGPALRQALAQSRGVLVAPRFIKAGFIFGGAGGDAVLVGRDTDGTWSAPALVRLAGGSAGFQAGVSETAFALVALDDATFVAMLQNGFSFDAEMLAAAPGKGLERQASSMTYDGGAAYFSQVDGLFAGVALDGTGIFPDTEANAALYAPGATPRTLALERGHAPAPGAARLLRVLENAAR; this comes from the coding sequence ATGCCCCGCACCCTCCGCCCGGCCCCGGGCGCCATCCCGGGCCTGATCCTGGCCCTGGCCCTGACCCTGACCCTGGCCGCCTGCGTCACCAGCGGCGGGAACTCCGCCGCCACCGACCCCTCTCCCGGGGCCGCCGTGCGCGGCCAGCGGACCATGGACCTGGCCGCCGGAACCCTGGACGTGCTCCTGCAGGGCGCCCAGGGCCCGGCCCTGCGCCAGGCCCTGGCCCAAAGCCGCGGCGTGCTGGTGGCCCCGCGGTTCATCAAGGCGGGGTTCATCTTCGGCGGAGCCGGAGGCGACGCCGTGCTGGTGGGCCGCGACACGGACGGCACCTGGAGCGCCCCGGCCCTGGTGCGCCTGGCCGGGGGCAGCGCGGGCTTCCAGGCCGGGGTGTCCGAAACGGCCTTCGCCCTGGTGGCCCTGGACGACGCCACCTTCGTCGCCATGCTCCAGAACGGCTTCAGCTTCGACGCCGAAATGCTGGCCGCAGCCCCGGGCAAGGGCCTGGAGCGGCAGGCCTCGTCCATGACCTACGACGGCGGGGCGGCCTATTTCTCCCAGGTGGACGGCCTGTTCGCCGGGGTGGCCCTGGACGGCACGGGCATCTTCCCCGACACCGAGGCCAACGCGGCGCTCTATGCCCCCGGGGCCACGCCCCGGACCCTGGCCCTGGAGCGCGGGCACGCCCCGGCCCCGGGCGCGGCGCGGCTGCTGCGCGTGCTGGAAAACGCCGCGCGCTAG
- a CDS encoding YceI family protein, whose protein sequence is MQDTNFTRIASQELKQWQDQGRPMVLLDVLPPEVHAARRLPGAHPACVFEVAFPERVAAAGADPGSDVPVVVYGEDNQTRDAPAAAAKLVRMGFTRVYMLAGGIADWMRLGLPVEGHGALPEDHRALPPDGSWTVVPGQSVVVWTGRSATSRHTGTLAVDQGTIRVVDGKVGGGFSMPLDSLADDDLTDPGLRAMLVRHLLSDDFLFAQRHPRAEFTVVQSEFLDGASPGAANYHVRGELLLRGRIEPLALPLTLAPLDGGVSLKAHFDLDRTRWGMDYGSGKLFRRLGMHLVHDMISLDVTLVAR, encoded by the coding sequence ATGCAGGATACCAATTTCACCCGCATCGCCTCCCAGGAACTCAAGCAGTGGCAGGACCAGGGCCGCCCCATGGTCCTGCTCGACGTGCTGCCGCCCGAGGTCCACGCCGCGCGCCGCCTGCCCGGGGCGCACCCGGCCTGCGTCTTCGAGGTGGCCTTCCCCGAGCGCGTGGCCGCCGCCGGGGCCGACCCCGGCAGCGACGTGCCCGTGGTGGTCTACGGCGAGGACAACCAGACCCGCGACGCGCCCGCCGCTGCCGCCAAGCTCGTGCGCATGGGCTTCACCCGCGTCTACATGCTGGCCGGGGGCATTGCGGACTGGATGCGCCTGGGCCTGCCCGTGGAGGGCCACGGCGCGCTGCCCGAGGACCACCGGGCCCTGCCGCCCGACGGCTCATGGACCGTGGTGCCCGGCCAGAGCGTGGTGGTCTGGACCGGGCGCAGCGCCACCTCCCGGCACACCGGCACCCTGGCCGTGGACCAGGGCACCATCCGCGTGGTGGACGGCAAGGTCGGCGGGGGCTTCAGCATGCCCCTGGATTCGCTGGCCGACGACGACCTGACAGACCCCGGCCTGCGGGCCATGCTGGTGCGCCACCTGCTGTCCGACGATTTCCTCTTTGCCCAGCGCCACCCCCGGGCGGAGTTCACGGTGGTGCAGTCGGAATTCCTGGACGGGGCCAGCCCCGGCGCGGCGAACTACCACGTGCGCGGCGAACTGCTGCTGCGCGGGCGCATCGAGCCCCTGGCCCTGCCCCTGACCCTCGCGCCGCTGGACGGCGGGGTCAGCCTCAAGGCCCACTTCGACCTGGACCGCACCCGCTGGGGCATGGACTACGGCTCGGGCAAGCTCTTCCGCCGCCTGGGGATGCACCTGGTGCACGACATGATCAGCCTGGACGTGACCCTGGTGGCCCGCTAG
- a CDS encoding MBL fold metallo-hydrolase — translation MKLCVLVDNQAVIDRYLLAEPALAVLVEHGGTRVLFDAGYSDVLTRNARALGEDLGRLDWVALSHGHQDHTWGLHALIRAQGDAAARTGRLPRPRLVAHPGVFDSRSADGLPEIGALLTWDKAARHFEPVPEAGPRELAPGLFFLGEVPRVLGFEPPVALGRREDGAPDLVPDDTALACVTRRGLVVLTGCAHAGVCNTVRHAQAVTGKRKVRAVVGGMHLLGAPAARLEATADFLAGLELEVLCPCHCTDLAARAALARRCPVREVGVGERLEFS, via the coding sequence GTGAAACTGTGCGTGCTCGTGGACAATCAGGCCGTCATCGACAGGTACCTGCTGGCCGAACCGGCCCTGGCCGTGCTCGTGGAGCACGGCGGGACGCGGGTGCTCTTCGACGCCGGATATTCCGACGTGCTCACGCGCAACGCCCGGGCCCTGGGCGAGGACCTGGGCCGCCTGGACTGGGTGGCCCTGTCCCACGGGCACCAGGACCACACCTGGGGCCTGCACGCCCTGATCCGCGCCCAGGGCGATGCCGCCGCGCGCACGGGGCGCCTGCCCCGGCCCCGGCTGGTGGCCCATCCCGGGGTCTTCGACTCGCGCAGCGCCGACGGCCTGCCCGAGATCGGCGCCCTGCTGACCTGGGACAAGGCCGCCCGGCATTTCGAGCCCGTGCCCGAGGCCGGGCCGCGCGAACTGGCCCCGGGGCTGTTCTTCCTGGGCGAGGTGCCCCGGGTGCTGGGCTTCGAGCCGCCCGTGGCCCTGGGCCGGCGCGAGGACGGCGCCCCCGACCTGGTGCCCGACGACACGGCCCTGGCCTGCGTTACGCGGCGCGGGCTGGTGGTGCTGACGGGCTGCGCCCATGCCGGGGTCTGCAACACCGTGCGGCACGCCCAGGCCGTGACGGGCAAGCGCAAGGTCCGCGCCGTGGTCGGCGGGATGCACCTGCTGGGTGCACCTGCCGCGCGCCTGGAGGCCACGGCGGACTTTCTGGCCGGGCTGGAGCTCGAAGTCCTGTGCCCCTGCCACTGCACGGACCTGGCGGCCCGGGCGGCCCTGGCCCGGCGCTGCCCGGTGCGCGAGGTGGGCGTGGGCGAGCGGCTGGAATTTTCCTGA
- a CDS encoding YkgJ family cysteine cluster protein, translated as MDELERIKKRTYCERCGHCCDKGGPALHHEDLALFERGVLGYAQVFTLRRGELVEESVEGGLLPLDADLVKVRGQGNRWTCLFYDDDGKQCTIYDDRPAECRAFNCWAPDELKAMYRAGRIGRADLVPAGSALREIIDEHEARCSCLRVQELALAFLGGDAGAGRELVDTITYDAAFRAAFAERAGVGDEEMNFLFGRPLHVAVGQYGLEVGRENDRYFVRKAPQ; from the coding sequence GTGGACGAACTCGAACGCATCAAGAAGCGCACCTACTGCGAGCGCTGCGGCCACTGCTGCGACAAGGGCGGCCCCGCCCTGCACCACGAGGACCTGGCGCTGTTCGAGCGCGGGGTGCTGGGCTACGCCCAGGTGTTTACCCTGCGCCGGGGCGAGCTGGTGGAGGAGTCCGTGGAGGGCGGCCTGCTGCCCCTGGACGCCGATCTGGTCAAGGTGCGCGGCCAGGGCAACCGCTGGACCTGCCTGTTCTACGACGACGACGGCAAGCAGTGCACCATCTACGACGACCGGCCCGCCGAGTGCCGGGCCTTCAACTGCTGGGCGCCCGACGAGCTCAAGGCCATGTACCGCGCCGGGCGCATCGGCCGGGCCGATCTGGTGCCTGCGGGCAGCGCCCTGCGCGAGATCATCGACGAGCACGAGGCGCGCTGCTCCTGCCTGCGCGTGCAGGAGCTGGCCCTGGCCTTTTTGGGCGGCGACGCCGGGGCCGGGCGCGAGCTGGTGGACACCATCACCTACGACGCGGCCTTCCGCGCGGCGTTCGCCGAGCGCGCCGGGGTCGGCGACGAGGAGATGAACTTCCTTTTCGGCCGCCCGCTGCATGTGGCCGTGGGCCAGTACGGCCTGGAGGTCGGCCGCGAGAACGACCGCTACTTCGTGCGCAAGGCCCCGCAGTGA
- a CDS encoding AI-2E family transporter — protein sequence MINDQTPYTLDRLVRLALGAGAVWALVWLAGTLADVLVPFAAALLAAYLINPLVERLARLLRRRGPAVFAALALVGLAGVLLVLVVAPLVGAEVRHMGALLRELVQGSELAARAADRLPPDVWQAVRDLAARPEVQEMFLGGDPLALAQAMLAKVLPGVRGVLRGAAGLAGALAGLVVVLLYLIFLLLDYERLSGQWTRALPPRHRGWITALVEDFRLAMGLYFRAQALVAALVGVLFAVGFALIGLPLGILLGLFIGLLNMVPYLQIAGFIPAFFLGAVHALETGTNLWTVMLLILAVFAVVQLIQDAVLVPRIMGNATGLSPAFILLSLSVWGQLLGMLGLLIAIPMTCLCWAWYQRLITGGEAPPPAP from the coding sequence ATGATCAACGACCAGACCCCCTACACCCTCGACCGGCTGGTGCGCCTGGCCCTGGGGGCCGGGGCCGTGTGGGCCCTGGTCTGGCTGGCCGGGACCCTGGCCGACGTGCTGGTGCCCTTTGCCGCCGCCCTGCTGGCGGCCTACCTGATCAACCCGCTGGTGGAGCGGCTTGCGCGGCTGCTGCGCCGCCGGGGGCCCGCCGTGTTCGCGGCCCTGGCCCTGGTGGGGCTGGCCGGGGTGCTGCTGGTGCTGGTTGTGGCGCCGCTGGTGGGCGCCGAGGTGCGCCACATGGGCGCGCTGCTGCGCGAGCTGGTGCAGGGTTCGGAGCTGGCCGCCCGCGCGGCGGACCGCCTGCCGCCCGACGTGTGGCAGGCCGTGCGCGACCTGGCCGCGCGGCCCGAGGTGCAGGAGATGTTCCTGGGCGGCGACCCCCTGGCCCTGGCCCAGGCCATGCTGGCCAAGGTGCTGCCCGGGGTGCGCGGGGTGCTGCGCGGGGCGGCAGGGCTGGCCGGGGCCCTGGCCGGGCTGGTGGTGGTACTGCTCTACCTGATCTTCCTGCTGCTGGACTACGAGCGCCTGAGCGGGCAGTGGACCCGGGCCCTGCCGCCCCGGCACCGGGGCTGGATCACGGCCCTGGTGGAGGACTTCCGCCTCGCCATGGGCCTCTACTTCCGGGCCCAGGCCCTGGTGGCGGCGCTGGTGGGCGTGCTGTTCGCCGTGGGCTTCGCGCTCATCGGCCTGCCCCTGGGCATCCTGCTCGGGCTGTTCATCGGCCTGCTGAACATGGTGCCCTACCTGCAGATCGCGGGGTTCATCCCCGCCTTCTTCCTGGGCGCGGTCCACGCCCTGGAAACGGGCACGAACCTGTGGACGGTCATGCTGCTGATCCTGGCGGTGTTCGCCGTGGTTCAGCTCATCCAGGACGCGGTGCTCGTGCCGCGCATCATGGGCAACGCCACGGGGCTGTCGCCCGCGTTCATCCTGCTGTCGCTGTCGGTGTGGGGCCAGCTGCTGGGCATGCTCGGGCTGCTCATCGCCATCCCCATGACCTGCCTGTGCTGGGCGTGGTACCAGCGGCTGATCACCGGCGGGGAGGCCCCGCCGCCCGCGCCCTGA
- a CDS encoding DUF2339 domain-containing protein, whose protein sequence is MHDTLRALRAAQWDILDRFAALDAQLTDFATALGQGGTAQAAAQAAAAAPVAAPPAGAPAPAQPQEGTFLFETPPAQEAPLPTAPPAQKAARPEAPRAAAAPAPPGPGGPARSLEEEITASPWGVKKAHADSALEIRLGQKLLLAMGILVMLLGVGFFLKYSFDQGWVGPAGRVAGAFLWGMALLGGGELARRRGYRRYGLWLAGGGIGVLYFACFASVGIYALLPEAAAFGLAVLTTALAVALALVYNSMGLATLGLGGGFLSPVMLGLHDMDRLTMNTYILLLAATAPALAARKRWTEPLTIASIGTWLYAAHWGLGPVALALPFIQGYMLLLAMAPALSDLRGLDNPNRKVSLLSPLNALAGFGFTAMLLWQEFGREYAAIASLAYCTLFLLLGTALHRRSRRDTPSFPLALVSAALFLALTPPLLLSGGWVTSAWAVIGAGLLWAGLRLEDRRLTVWAGLPLGAALVKLFWYDHPVLFLNMHFTFFRHGFFETWPERSVTEALVGLALWFVVRTLAAHARQAPASPVRPAQALPLYAGVLGVYLFAVLHIEVSALFWDMLPGARATAISVLWALFAVALMVGGFRLRHAGMRTLSLLLFGITLLKVFGSDVWNFSTPYRIVSFIALGLLLIGASFLYYRYKDRILPAPENEDGAREAA, encoded by the coding sequence ATGCACGACACCCTGCGCGCCCTCAGGGCCGCGCAGTGGGATATCCTCGACCGCTTCGCCGCGCTGGACGCCCAGCTGACGGACTTCGCCACGGCCCTGGGCCAGGGCGGCACGGCCCAGGCTGCGGCCCAGGCTGCGGCTGCGGCCCCGGTGGCCGCGCCCCCGGCGGGCGCCCCCGCCCCGGCGCAGCCGCAGGAAGGGACCTTCCTCTTCGAGACGCCCCCCGCGCAGGAGGCTCCCCTGCCCACGGCACCCCCCGCGCAAAAGGCCGCCCGCCCCGAGGCGCCCCGCGCGGCTGCGGCCCCTGCTCCGCCCGGGCCCGGCGGCCCGGCCCGGTCCCTGGAGGAGGAAATCACCGCGTCGCCCTGGGGCGTAAAAAAGGCCCACGCCGACAGCGCCCTGGAAATCCGCCTGGGCCAGAAGCTGCTCCTGGCCATGGGCATCCTGGTCATGCTCCTGGGCGTGGGCTTCTTCCTCAAGTATTCCTTTGACCAGGGCTGGGTCGGGCCCGCCGGGCGCGTGGCCGGGGCCTTCCTGTGGGGCATGGCCCTGCTGGGCGGCGGCGAGCTGGCCCGGCGCCGGGGCTACCGGCGCTACGGGCTGTGGCTGGCGGGCGGCGGCATCGGCGTGCTCTACTTCGCCTGCTTCGCCAGCGTGGGCATCTACGCGCTGCTGCCCGAGGCCGCAGCGTTCGGGCTCGCGGTGCTGACCACAGCCCTGGCCGTGGCCCTGGCCCTGGTCTACAATTCCATGGGCCTGGCCACCCTGGGGCTGGGGGGCGGCTTCCTCAGCCCGGTCATGCTGGGCCTGCACGACATGGACCGCCTGACCATGAACACCTACATCCTGCTGCTGGCCGCCACGGCGCCGGCCCTGGCCGCGCGCAAACGCTGGACCGAGCCCCTGACCATAGCCTCCATCGGCACCTGGCTGTACGCCGCCCACTGGGGCCTGGGCCCCGTGGCCCTGGCCCTGCCCTTCATCCAGGGCTACATGCTGCTGCTGGCCATGGCCCCGGCCCTGAGCGACCTGCGGGGGCTGGACAACCCGAACCGCAAGGTCTCCCTGCTGTCCCCGCTCAACGCCCTGGCCGGGTTCGGCTTCACGGCCATGCTCCTGTGGCAGGAATTCGGCAGGGAATACGCGGCCATAGCCAGCCTGGCCTACTGCACCCTGTTCCTGCTGCTGGGCACGGCCCTGCACCGGCGCAGCAGGCGTGACACGCCCTCCTTCCCCCTGGCCCTGGTCAGCGCCGCGCTGTTCCTGGCCCTGACCCCGCCGCTGCTGCTCTCCGGCGGCTGGGTCACTTCGGCCTGGGCCGTCATCGGCGCGGGGCTGCTGTGGGCCGGGCTGCGCCTGGAAGACAGGCGCCTGACGGTCTGGGCCGGGCTGCCCCTGGGGGCCGCCCTGGTCAAGCTCTTCTGGTACGACCACCCCGTGCTCTTCCTGAACATGCATTTCACGTTCTTCCGCCACGGATTCTTCGAAACCTGGCCGGAACGTTCGGTGACGGAGGCCCTGGTGGGCCTGGCGCTGTGGTTCGTGGTGCGCACCCTCGCGGCCCATGCGCGGCAGGCCCCGGCCTCCCCGGTCCGGCCCGCACAGGCCCTGCCCCTGTACGCCGGGGTGCTGGGCGTCTACCTGTTCGCGGTGCTGCACATCGAGGTCTCGGCCCTGTTCTGGGATATGCTGCCAGGGGCCAGGGCCACGGCCATCTCCGTGCTCTGGGCGCTGTTCGCCGTGGCGCTCATGGTCGGCGGCTTCCGGCTGCGCCACGCCGGAATGCGCACGCTCTCGCTGCTGCTGTTCGGAATAACCCTGCTCAAGGTCTTCGGCTCGGATGTCTGGAACTTCTCCACGCCCTACCGGATCGTGTCCTTCATCGCCCTCGGCCTGCTGCTCATCGGGGCCTCGTTCCTCTACTACCGCTACAAGGACCGCATCCTGCCCGCGCCGGAGAACGAGGACGGCGCCCGGGAGGCCGCATGA
- a CDS encoding BPL-N domain-containing protein, with translation MSSIHIYWDESHIWGLLVWRALRALGLPHRLLRAREIAQGALSRNPPAALVVPGGTARRKFTALGPEGVAAVRDYVRGGGVYLGFCGGAGLGLTGRDGLGLCPWKRRAFSDRIQHTNSGHMHVRPAQDNPLVPPGLGPAPLLPVWWPARFEYEPRDDVRVLAAYTGPGPDFWTADLPLASIPRGPLEDLETQYGLAIWPRYMEGQPCLVEGSFGAGRYVLSYSHLETPASPQANAWLAHLVRTLTGLAPAHGGPTPAWDLEALTRRWPDEAGGEALAAAKAGLEASFRQGLDQLLFFRRNAWLFGWRRGIPGGALNALYSLVCQVQNLEPGPGAARLWHEGQADFLEQLELFRHGLAGYLLAERLAMTMSGTINAIPEEVLTGQRLALFGAHMDFGGLFAPLLETMDELFAATITEGGG, from the coding sequence ATGTCAAGCATCCACATCTACTGGGACGAGTCGCACATCTGGGGGCTGCTGGTGTGGCGCGCGCTGCGCGCGCTGGGCCTGCCGCACCGCCTGCTGCGCGCAAGGGAGATAGCCCAGGGCGCGCTTTCCCGCAACCCTCCGGCGGCGCTGGTGGTGCCGGGGGGCACGGCGCGGCGCAAGTTCACGGCCCTGGGGCCCGAAGGCGTGGCCGCCGTGCGCGACTACGTGCGCGGGGGCGGGGTGTACCTGGGCTTTTGCGGCGGCGCGGGGCTGGGGCTGACGGGGCGCGACGGGCTGGGCCTGTGCCCCTGGAAGCGCCGGGCGTTTTCCGACCGCATCCAGCACACCAACTCCGGGCACATGCACGTGCGCCCGGCCCAGGACAATCCGCTGGTGCCGCCGGGGCTGGGCCCGGCGCCGCTGCTGCCCGTGTGGTGGCCCGCGCGCTTCGAGTACGAGCCGCGCGACGACGTGCGCGTGCTGGCGGCCTACACCGGGCCCGGGCCGGACTTCTGGACGGCGGACCTGCCCCTGGCGAGCATCCCCCGGGGCCCGCTGGAAGACCTGGAGACCCAGTACGGGCTGGCCATCTGGCCGCGCTACATGGAGGGGCAGCCCTGCCTGGTGGAGGGTTCCTTCGGGGCCGGGCGCTACGTGCTCAGCTATTCACACCTGGAAACCCCGGCCTCGCCCCAGGCCAACGCTTGGCTGGCGCATCTGGTGCGCACGCTCACGGGGCTGGCCCCGGCCCACGGCGGACCCACCCCGGCCTGGGACCTGGAAGCCCTGACCCGGCGCTGGCCCGACGAGGCGGGCGGCGAGGCCCTGGCCGCGGCCAAGGCCGGGCTGGAGGCCAGCTTCCGCCAGGGGCTGGACCAGCTGCTGTTCTTCCGGCGCAACGCCTGGCTGTTCGGCTGGCGCCGGGGCATCCCGGGCGGCGCGCTCAACGCGCTGTATTCGCTGGTCTGCCAGGTGCAGAATCTGGAACCCGGGCCCGGGGCCGCGCGGCTGTGGCACGAGGGCCAGGCGGATTTCCTGGAGCAATTGGAGCTGTTCCGCCACGGGCTGGCGGGCTACCTGCTGGCCGAGAGGCTGGCCATGACCATGTCGGGCACCATCAACGCCATCCCCGAAGAGGTGCTCACGGGCCAGCGCCTGGCGCTGTTCGGGGCGCACATGGACTTCGGCGGACTCTTCGCCCCGCTGCTGGAGACCATGGACGAATTGTTCGCCGCGACCATCACCGAGGGCGGCGGGTAG
- a CDS encoding valine--tRNA ligase, producing MAVKTLPKGYEPAEVEARWREHWIENRTFTPDPAASGESYSIVIPPPNVTGQLHIGHALNLTIQDILCRHARQQGKSVLWVPGMDHAGIATQNVVERRLATQGLTREDLGREEFVRRVWEWKEEYGGKILNQIRRMGASVDWTRERFTMDEGLSRAVREVFVDLYEQGLIYKGNYIINWCNRCHTALADDEVEHAPHKGHLYHVRYPLADGSGDLVVATTRPETMLADTAVAVHPEDERYSDHIGKYAVLPVVGRKLIVIGDKYVEREFGTGCLKVTPAHDMNDWELGRRHGLDVISVFDDTGHVCGDVPEGYAGLTIVQAREKIVADLRASGHLVEIVEHEHNVGECYRCKNVVEPHVSTQWFVAVKPLAEKARAAVADGSTRIYPGSWDKTYFHWLDNIRDWCISRQLWWGHRIPAWTCEACGQLIVAKTDPTACPKCGAGALTRDEDVLDTWFSSALWPFSTMGWPEKTPELARYYPTSCLVTAFDILFFWVARMMMMGIHFMDKVPFNDVYIHALVRDAEGKKMSKSTGNVIDPLEMCDRYGTDSLRFTLAAFAAMGRDIRLSEERIEGYRHFMNKLWNAARFALMYLPDQAPAADPAAARALPHRWIMDRLERVKTEVDTAIGEYRFNDAAQAVYRFTWNEFCDWYLELIKGDLNGEDAAARDAAHAVLHTVLREILTLAHPIIPFITQEIYQTLPGMEGRDLATEPLPPARPACRDEAVGPQMDQLQGVITSVRTIRAELNIKPSLDLDCIVRPADASAAAVLADNAALVRSLTRLGTLTVDPGATPPKASASAVVAGSELFVPLSGAVDFDAELARLDKDIAKIDKVLTGVEKKLATPGFVNNAPADVVDKERAKAQAMRDDMTKLADLRTRLREALG from the coding sequence ATGGCCGTGAAGACCCTGCCCAAAGGATACGAGCCCGCCGAGGTCGAGGCCAGGTGGCGCGAGCACTGGATCGAGAACAGGACCTTCACCCCCGACCCCGCCGCCTCCGGCGAGTCCTACTCCATCGTCATTCCCCCGCCCAACGTCACCGGGCAGCTGCACATCGGCCATGCCCTGAACCTGACCATCCAGGATATCCTGTGCCGCCACGCCCGCCAGCAGGGCAAGAGCGTGCTCTGGGTGCCGGGCATGGACCACGCAGGCATCGCCACCCAGAACGTCGTCGAGCGCCGCCTGGCCACCCAGGGCCTGACCCGCGAGGACCTGGGCCGCGAGGAGTTCGTGCGCCGCGTCTGGGAGTGGAAGGAGGAATACGGCGGCAAGATCCTCAATCAGATCCGCCGCATGGGCGCCTCCGTGGACTGGACCCGCGAGCGCTTCACCATGGACGAAGGCCTGTCGCGCGCCGTGCGCGAGGTCTTTGTCGATCTCTACGAGCAGGGCCTGATCTACAAGGGCAACTACATCATCAACTGGTGCAACCGCTGCCACACCGCCCTGGCCGACGACGAGGTCGAGCACGCCCCGCACAAGGGCCACCTCTACCACGTCCGCTACCCCCTGGCCGACGGCTCCGGCGACCTGGTCGTGGCCACCACCCGCCCCGAAACCATGCTCGCCGACACCGCCGTGGCCGTGCACCCCGAAGACGAGCGCTACAGCGACCACATCGGCAAGTACGCCGTGCTGCCCGTGGTCGGCCGCAAGCTCATCGTCATCGGCGACAAGTACGTGGAGCGCGAATTCGGCACCGGCTGCCTCAAGGTCACCCCCGCCCACGACATGAACGACTGGGAGCTGGGCCGCCGCCACGGCCTGGACGTGATCTCCGTGTTCGACGACACCGGCCACGTCTGCGGCGACGTGCCCGAGGGCTACGCGGGGCTGACCATCGTCCAGGCCCGCGAGAAGATCGTCGCCGACCTGCGCGCCAGCGGCCACCTCGTGGAGATCGTCGAGCACGAGCACAACGTGGGCGAGTGCTACCGCTGCAAGAACGTGGTCGAGCCCCACGTCTCCACCCAGTGGTTCGTGGCCGTCAAGCCCCTGGCCGAAAAGGCCCGCGCCGCCGTGGCCGACGGCTCCACGCGCATCTATCCCGGCTCCTGGGACAAGACCTATTTCCACTGGCTGGACAACATCCGCGACTGGTGCATCTCGCGCCAGCTCTGGTGGGGCCACCGCATCCCGGCCTGGACCTGCGAGGCCTGCGGCCAGCTCATCGTCGCCAAGACCGACCCCACGGCCTGCCCCAAGTGCGGTGCAGGCGCCCTGACCCGCGACGAGGACGTGCTCGACACCTGGTTCTCCTCGGCCCTGTGGCCCTTCTCCACCATGGGCTGGCCCGAGAAGACCCCCGAGCTGGCGCGCTATTACCCGACCTCCTGCCTGGTCACCGCCTTCGACATCCTCTTCTTCTGGGTCGCGCGGATGATGATGATGGGCATCCATTTCATGGACAAGGTGCCCTTCAACGACGTGTACATCCACGCTCTGGTGCGCGACGCCGAGGGCAAGAAGATGTCCAAGTCCACCGGCAACGTCATCGACCCCCTGGAAATGTGCGACCGCTACGGCACCGACAGCCTGCGCTTCACCCTGGCCGCCTTCGCCGCCATGGGCCGCGACATCCGCCTGAGCGAGGAGCGCATCGAGGGCTACCGCCACTTCATGAACAAGCTGTGGAACGCCGCGCGCTTCGCCCTGATGTACCTGCCCGACCAGGCCCCCGCCGCCGACCCCGCAGCAGCCCGGGCCCTGCCCCACCGCTGGATCATGGACCGCCTGGAGCGCGTGAAGACCGAGGTGGACACCGCCATCGGCGAATACCGCTTCAACGACGCGGCCCAGGCCGTGTACCGCTTCACCTGGAACGAATTCTGCGACTGGTACCTGGAGCTCATCAAGGGCGACCTGAACGGCGAGGACGCCGCCGCGCGCGACGCGGCCCACGCCGTGCTGCACACCGTGCTGCGCGAAATCCTGACCCTGGCCCACCCGATCATCCCCTTCATCACCCAGGAAATCTATCAGACCCTGCCGGGCATGGAAGGCCGCGACCTGGCCACCGAGCCTCTGCCGCCCGCGCGGCCCGCCTGCCGCGACGAGGCCGTGGGCCCGCAGATGGACCAGCTCCAGGGCGTCATCACCAGCGTGCGCACCATCCGCGCCGAGCTGAACATCAAGCCCTCCCTGGACCTGGACTGCATCGTGCGCCCCGCCGACGCGTCCGCCGCCGCCGTGCTGGCCGACAACGCCGCCCTGGTGCGCTCCCTGACGCGCCTGGGCACCCTGACCGTGGACCCCGGCGCCACCCCGCCCAAGGCCTCGGCCTCCGCCGTGGTCGCAGGCTCGGAACTCTTCGTGCCCCTGTCCGGCGCCGTGGACTTCGACGCCGAACTGGCGCGCCTGGACAAGGACATCGCCAAGATCGACAAGGTGCTCACCGGCGTGGAAAAAAAGCTGGCCACCCCCGGCTTCGTCAACAACGCCCCCGCCGACGTGGTGGACAAGGAACGCGCCAAGGCCCAGGCCATGCGCGACGACATGACCAAGCTCGCCGACCTGCGCACCCGCCTGCGCGAGGCGCTGGGGTAG